The Streptomyces sp. NL15-2K genome contains a region encoding:
- a CDS encoding LAETG motif-containing sortase-dependent surface protein, with product MDVSISGLPGKIAAGSGWHKFSLNVFNSSDSILADLDFFAGASSDPDGAELFRSKQVQLQAWNPEDKVWKDLNEEGYAVGYVGYTDVLEPEYEVDIPLRVNVKSSAPVGAGFSLGATIYGDTEGECTGYGQVSYKFQIVAAGTDTDGTKPQVGGKAPVTDKKPASTTPEVDGALAETGSSSALPTIGLVGGAAVVAGAGAVFVVRRRKAGAEA from the coding sequence GTGGACGTCAGCATCTCCGGCCTGCCGGGCAAGATCGCCGCCGGCAGCGGGTGGCACAAGTTCTCGCTGAACGTCTTCAACTCCTCGGACTCCATCCTCGCGGACCTGGACTTCTTCGCCGGGGCTTCCTCCGACCCGGACGGCGCGGAGCTGTTCCGGAGCAAGCAGGTCCAGCTCCAGGCCTGGAACCCGGAGGACAAGGTCTGGAAGGACCTCAACGAGGAGGGCTACGCGGTCGGCTACGTCGGTTACACCGACGTGCTCGAGCCCGAGTACGAGGTCGACATCCCCCTGCGCGTCAACGTGAAGTCCAGCGCCCCGGTCGGTGCCGGCTTCTCCCTCGGCGCGACCATCTACGGCGACACCGAGGGCGAGTGCACCGGCTACGGTCAGGTCTCGTACAAGTTCCAGATCGTGGCCGCCGGTACGGACACGGACGGCACTAAGCCGCAGGTAGGCGGCAAGGCCCCCGTCACTGACAAGAAGCCTGCCAGCACTACGCCTGAGGTCGACGGCGCCCTCGCCGAGACGGGTTCGAGCTCAGCGCTGCCGACGATCGGCCTCGTGGGCGGCGCCGCGGTCGTCGCCGGTGCCGGTGCTGTGTTCGTGGTGCGTCGCCGGAAGGCCGGTGCCGAGGCCTGA
- a CDS encoding SMI1/KNR4 family protein — protein MAPARQAVCTMLGPGQRRLADPAAWLRLEERLGRSLPADYKRIVDTYAHAAMNTAGPRLALTPQAWSAFVPYASEG, from the coding sequence GTGGCCCCCGCGCGGCAGGCCGTCTGCACCATGCTCGGCCCGGGACAAAGGCGTCTAGCCGATCCTGCGGCCTGGCTCAGGCTGGAAGAGCGACTCGGCAGAAGCCTTCCGGCGGACTACAAGCGGATCGTCGACACCTACGCCCATGCCGCGATGAACACCGCCGGCCCTCGGCTCGCCCTGACGCCGCAGGCCTGGTCAGCCTTCGTGCCGTACGCGTCCGAAGGCTGA
- a CDS encoding DUF397 domain-containing protein, translating into MIRNTSAGDPSDLAWFKSSYSSGSEGDSCVEVALEWFKSSYSSSSEGDSCVELATTPGTIHVRDSKNTAGPRLALTPEAWSAFVPYASTSSL; encoded by the coding sequence ATGATCCGCAACACCTCGGCCGGGGACCCCTCCGACCTGGCGTGGTTCAAGAGCAGCTACAGCAGCGGCAGCGAGGGCGACTCCTGCGTCGAGGTTGCCTTGGAATGGTTCAAGAGCAGCTACAGCAGCAGCAGCGAAGGCGACTCCTGCGTCGAACTCGCCACCACCCCCGGCACCATCCACGTCCGCGACTCCAAGAACACCGCCGGCCCTCGGCTCGCCCTTACGCCGGAGGCCTGGTCAGCCTTCGTGCCGTACGCGTCGACGAGTTCCCTGTAG
- a CDS encoding helix-turn-helix transcriptional regulator — MQQVDAVAGRLKTEADEPGWEVDPDDDWGVAVVATVGRQLKLRREAVGMRAADFGDAVGYGEDMVYKIEAGKRIPRPEYLDKADDVLGAGGLLAAMKEDVKKVRYPKKVRDLAQMEAKAVELQLYDPLNVHGLLQTPEYARGLLLMRRPAYTGDEVERFIAARVARKALFERDPAPEISFVLEEWTLRRPLGGKAALRRQLEHLLETGQLRNVELQVMPMDREEHAGLAGGIEVLKFQDGSAVGRSPVVANGRPVSDPRQLRILELRYGIIRAQALTPRESTAFIEQLLGET; from the coding sequence ATGCAGCAAGTGGACGCCGTAGCGGGGCGACTCAAGACCGAGGCGGACGAACCGGGTTGGGAAGTCGACCCGGACGACGACTGGGGGGTGGCCGTCGTCGCCACCGTCGGGCGGCAGCTGAAGCTGCGGCGGGAGGCGGTGGGGATGAGGGCCGCCGACTTCGGGGACGCCGTCGGGTACGGCGAGGACATGGTCTACAAAATCGAGGCCGGGAAACGGATTCCCCGGCCCGAGTATCTGGACAAGGCCGACGACGTGCTGGGAGCGGGCGGGCTGCTCGCGGCGATGAAGGAGGACGTGAAGAAGGTCCGGTATCCGAAGAAGGTGCGGGATCTGGCGCAGATGGAGGCGAAGGCGGTCGAGCTCCAGCTCTACGATCCGCTGAACGTCCACGGGTTGTTGCAGACGCCGGAGTACGCACGCGGGCTTCTGCTGATGCGGCGCCCCGCGTACACCGGTGACGAGGTGGAGCGGTTCATCGCCGCCCGCGTGGCCCGCAAGGCCCTCTTCGAACGGGACCCTGCGCCTGAAATCAGCTTCGTCCTGGAGGAATGGACGCTACGACGTCCGCTCGGAGGGAAGGCGGCGCTGCGACGCCAGCTGGAACACCTGCTGGAGACGGGGCAGCTGCGGAACGTCGAGCTTCAGGTGATGCCGATGGATCGCGAGGAGCATGCCGGACTGGCCGGTGGCATTGAGGTGCTGAAGTTCCAGGACGGATCAGCGGTGGGACGTTCACCGGTCGTTGCCAACGGCCGGCCGGTCTCCGATCCCAGGCAGCTCCGTATCCTTGAACTGCGGTATGGCATCATCCGCGCTCAGGCTCTCACCCCACGTGAGTCCACCGCCTTCATCGAGCAACTGCTGGGGGAAACATGA
- a CDS encoding ATP-binding protein: MIHETAAPEARLAHPVRNFSVQLSPTPRGARLARLLATEQLRTWELPLEPARQVVAELAANAATHSRIPGRDFRLVLYVIADTLRIEVTDTCGDRLPHPQEPAPDAESGRGLVLVEALADRWGVAQGPRPRKTVWAELNLASPEHRNACSGARGALSQEPRG; encoded by the coding sequence GTGATCCACGAAACAGCCGCCCCCGAGGCCCGACTCGCCCACCCCGTCCGCAACTTCAGCGTGCAGCTGTCTCCCACGCCACGCGGTGCGCGCCTCGCCCGCCTCCTCGCCACCGAGCAACTCCGCACCTGGGAGCTCCCGTTGGAACCGGCACGCCAAGTCGTCGCCGAACTCGCCGCCAACGCGGCGACGCACAGCCGCATCCCCGGCCGGGACTTCCGGCTCGTCCTCTACGTCATCGCAGACACCCTGCGCATCGAAGTGACCGACACCTGCGGCGACCGCCTGCCCCACCCCCAGGAACCCGCCCCCGACGCGGAGTCCGGCCGGGGGCTCGTCCTCGTCGAGGCCCTCGCCGACCGCTGGGGCGTCGCCCAGGGACCGCGCCCGCGCAAGACGGTCTGGGCGGAGCTGAACCTCGCATCACCGGAGCACAGAAACGCGTGCTCCGGTGCGAGGGGCGCTCTTTCCCAAGAACCACGAGGGTGA